The genomic window GAAAACATCCCCTACCTGGGGGACCCGGAGAAGGTCGTCCTCGCCGAGGGAGCAAGGGAGAGCCTCGCCCGCCTCAAGGCTGCCGGCTTCCTGCTCTTTCTGGTGAGCAATCAGTCAGGGGTCGGCCGTGGCTGGATCCGCCGGGAAGAGGTCGAAGCGGTGAACCGGGCGATCCAGAGTCGGCTGGAGGTGCCGTTTTTCTCGAAGATCTATCTCTCCTTCGCCTCTCCCGACAACGACCCCCTGGGGGATCGGAAGCCCTCCCCGCTCTTCCTTTGGCGTGCGGCGCACGAGTTCGACATCGAGCTGGGCCGGTCCTATTTCGTCGGTGACCGGATCGCCGACGTCCTCTGCGGGCGCAACGCGGGCTGCCGCACCATCCTGCTGGCGGCCAAGGAGCCGAAGAGAGAGGCCGCGCGCGCGCGGGACTGGGCACGAAACCTCGCCGACCGGGTCGTCCCTTCCCTGTCGGAGGCAGCCGATTGGATTTTGGCCTCGCCGCCTCCGGCATAGGGCTGGCCCAGAAGGATTCCCATGGGCGAAGAGGCGGTTCTGGTCATCCCCGCGCGCTGGGCTTCGAGCCGCTTTCCGGGCAAGCCGCTGGCTCTGGTGGCCGGAAAGCCGCTGCTCCAGTGGGTCTGGGAGGCGGCCGTCGGCTGCCGCAGGGTGCGCGAGGTGGTGGTGGCGACCGACGACCACCGGATCCTCGAGGCGGCCCGCGGATTCGGGGCCCGGGTCGAGATGACCCGCTCCGACCACAGGTCCGGCACCGATCGGATGGCGGAGGTCGCTGGGCGGCTTCCCGCGGATCGCTACGTCAATCTTCAGGGAGATGAGCCGGCCATCGACCCCGGAGAAATCGACCGGCTGATTGCGGAAATGGGCTCGGCTCCCATCGCCACCTTTCGACGGAAGCTGACACCGGAGGAAGCGGAAAACCCGAATGTGACAAAAGTGGTTTGCGACCGGCGGGGTTACGCGCTTTACTTCTCCCGAGCGGCCATTCCCTTTGTCCGCAGCGGGGGGCGGGGTGCTCCCCGATGGGCGCACGTGGGAATTTATGCGTTCCAGGCGGAAGCTCTCCGGCGCTTCGTCGGTTTCCCGCCGGGCGAGCTGGAGCAGGCAGAGAGACTCGAGCAGCTGCGCGCTTTGGAAAACGGCATGCCGGTGATCACCGTACCCACCGCCATGCGCTCGTTCGGTGTCGACGTTCCGGAGGACATCGGGCGCATCGAGCGGCTCTTGCAAAAAAACTGAACCAAAGATGAAATACGTGTTTGTCACGGGTGGGGTAGTGAGCTCCCTCGGGAAAGGCTTGACCGCCGCTGCCTTGGGCACGATCCTCGAACATCGGGGACTCAAGATTTCCCTGCAGAAGCTCGACCCCTACCTCAACGTCGATCCCGGCACGATGAACCCCTACCAGCATGGAGAGGTTTACGTGCTCGAGGACGGAGCCGAAACCGATCTCGACCTCGGCCACTACGAGCGGTTCACCTCGGTCAAGCTCACCCGGAAGAACAATGCGACCACCGGTCAGATCTACGAATCGGTCATCCACAAGGAAAGGCGCGGCGACTATCTTGGGAAGACCGTCCAGGTCATCCCCCATGTCACCGACGAAATCAAGGAGCGGATCCGGGCGGCAGCGACCACGGGTGACTACGATTTGCTCATCACCGAAATTGGTGGAACGACCGGAGACATCGAAGGCCTTCCTTTCCTGGAGGCCGTCCGCCAGCTGGCCCTCGAGGTCGGCCCTGGCAATGCTCTCTTCCTCCACGTCACCCTGGTTCCCTACCTGCGCGCGGCCGGGGAGCTCAAGAGCAAGCCGACCCAGCAGAGTGTCGCCAAGCTCCGGGAGATCGGCATCCAACCCAACATCCTCGTCTGCCGCACCGAGCGTTCGCTCACCCCCGACGTGCGGAGCAAGCTGGCACTCTACTGCAGCGTCCCGCTCGAAGCGGTCGTCGAGGAGATCGACTTGGAACACTCGATCTACGAGCTCCCTCTCCTTCTCCAAAAGGAACGCCTCGACGAGCTGGTCGTCCGATCGCTCCGCCTGGCGCTGCCACCCGCGGACCTGCGGGAATGGGAAAAGTTCCTCCAGCAGATCCTCGCTCCCAAGTACCGGGTCCGGATCGCCATGGTCGGCAAGTACATCGAGCATCACGATGCCTACAAGAGCGTCTCCGAGGCCCTGGTCCATGCGGGGGCCTCCCTCCAGGCCAGCGTCGACCTGCTCCCCGTCGATGCGGAAGAGGTGGAGCGGCGAGGACCGGAGGAGCTGCTCGGCAAGGCACAGGGAATCATCGTGCCGGGAGGCTTCGGCCACCGGGGCGTTCAGGGCAAGATCGAGGCCGCTCGCTTTGCCCGGGAACGAAAGATCCCCTATCTGGGCCTCTGCCTGGGCATGCAGATCGCAGCCGTCGAGTTTGCCCGGAACGTGCTCGGCCTGCCGGAAGCCCATAGCACCGAGTTCCGACCGACGACACCCGATCCGGTCATCTGCCTGCTCGAAGAACAGCGCCATGCAGCGCAAAAGGGGGGTTCGATGCGGCTAGGCGCTTCCCTCTGCCAGCTCGTTCCTGGAACCAAGAGCCAGGCCGCCTATCAGACCCTTTCGATTCGGGAGCGCCACCGCCACCGCTACGAGTTCAACAACGCCTATCGCGAAGCCTTCGAACGTTCGGGCTTCGCCATCGCGGGAACCACCGAGGATACGATGCTCGTCGAGCTTTTGGAGCTCACCGACCACCCCTGGTTCATCGGTTGCCAGTTCCATCCGGAGTTTCATTCGCGCCCCAACTCCCCCCATCCTCTCTTTGCGGGCTTTCTGCGGGAAGCGCTCCACGTCTCGGCCGGATAGTCTCATGTTCACGGAGAGCCGATCCTTTTTCCTGGTTGCCGGGCCTTGCGTCCTCGAGTCCGAGACCCTGGCCTTCCGGATTGCCGCGAGCCTGCAGGAAGCCACCTCTCGACTCGGGATCCCGTTCTGCTTCAAGGCATCCTTCGACAAGGCCAACCGGTCTTCCATCGACTCCTACCGCGGCCCGGGATTGGCAGCGGGCCTGGAGGTGCTGGGACGAATCCGGGAAAAGCTGGGCGTTCCCGTCACCACAGACGTCCACGAGAGCGCTCAGGCAGCACCCGTCGCGTCGGTCGTCGATCTGCTGCAGATCCCGGCGTTTCTCTCCCGGCAGACCGACCTCCTCTTGGCCGCCGCCCAGACCGGGAAGCCCATCAACGTAAAGAAGGGACAATTTCTCGCCGCCTCGGACATGGATCGCATCGCGGAAAAGCTCCGCTCGGCCGGCTGCCCCAGCTTCTTTTTTACCGAAAGAGGCACCTCGTTCGGCTATCATGACCTCGTCGTCGACATGCGCAACCTGGTCCAGATGCGGAGCCGCGGACATCGCGTCATCTTCGACGCCACCCACTCGGTCCAGCGGCCGAGCGCACTCGGCTCCTCGTCCGGAGGCGATCGAGATCTCGCCTACCCCCTGGCCCGAGCCGCCGTGGCGGTAGGAATCGACGGACTCTTCCTGGAAACGCATCCGACACCCGAGCAATCCCCCTCGGACGGGGCGACCATGATCCCCCTGAGGCAGATCCCCTCGGTTCTCGAAAGGCTCTTGAAGATTCATGAAGCGGCCAAAGACGGCGATCCCGCGTAGGAATGGCCACACCCTGCCCGCGCGATGGACGATCCGCTCCGGGAGGGCTCTCCTTCTCCTCGCCTTCTGCGCGACGACGGCCCTCGTTTTCTCCGAACGATTGGAGGCCGATTCCGCTTCCATCCCGCTCGGATCGGTGGTCAAGGAGTTCCGTCTCCCCCAACGGAACTCCCAGGGAGAGCTTGACGGCGTCATTACCGGGCGCGAAGCGCGGGCGATCAGCGTCAATCGCACGGAAATCATCGACATGAAGATCGATCTCTACGACCAAGGCAAGGTGGGCACCACGATTCTCTCCCCCCGCTGCGACCTCTGGAAGCTTGAGAATCGGCTGAGCACACAATCCGGGGCGGTCATCGAGCGGCCCGATCTGAGGCTCACGAGCCAGATCATGGACTGGGAGGTCGGAGAGCATCGAGGCGTCTTCCGGCAAAATGTCCGTGTGGTCCTCTTCCATCTCCCGCTGGCCAAGCCCACCAAGCAAGAGAGCAGCGGAAGCAGCGCCCCCGCCTTGCGGCAGGGCGGAGCCCCTGCCCTGAAACCGTTGGAATCCTCCCCATGAAGTCCCTCCTGCCGCTCGTCGCCTGCCTGGTCCTCATCGCCACATCCGCCGCCGAGCTTCGCGCACAATTCCCCGAGGCGAAGCCCCCAGAGCTGCAGACGCACCCGGACGCGACGGTCGTCACCTCCAACACTTTCCGGCTGGACATGAACATCCATCAAGGCTTCTTTAACGGAAATGTCATCATGATCACCAACAACATGC from Methylacidimicrobium sp. B4 includes these protein-coding regions:
- a CDS encoding HAD-IIIA family hydrolase — protein: MRRRAVFFDRDDTLIENIPYLGDPEKVVLAEGARESLARLKAAGFLLFLVSNQSGVGRGWIRREEVEAVNRAIQSRLEVPFFSKIYLSFASPDNDPLGDRKPSPLFLWRAAHEFDIELGRSYFVGDRIADVLCGRNAGCRTILLAAKEPKREAARARDWARNLADRVVPSLSEAADWILASPPPA
- the kdsB gene encoding 3-deoxy-manno-octulosonate cytidylyltransferase, whose product is MGEEAVLVIPARWASSRFPGKPLALVAGKPLLQWVWEAAVGCRRVREVVVATDDHRILEAARGFGARVEMTRSDHRSGTDRMAEVAGRLPADRYVNLQGDEPAIDPGEIDRLIAEMGSAPIATFRRKLTPEEAENPNVTKVVCDRRGYALYFSRAAIPFVRSGGRGAPRWAHVGIYAFQAEALRRFVGFPPGELEQAERLEQLRALENGMPVITVPTAMRSFGVDVPEDIGRIERLLQKN
- a CDS encoding CTP synthase yields the protein MKYVFVTGGVVSSLGKGLTAAALGTILEHRGLKISLQKLDPYLNVDPGTMNPYQHGEVYVLEDGAETDLDLGHYERFTSVKLTRKNNATTGQIYESVIHKERRGDYLGKTVQVIPHVTDEIKERIRAAATTGDYDLLITEIGGTTGDIEGLPFLEAVRQLALEVGPGNALFLHVTLVPYLRAAGELKSKPTQQSVAKLREIGIQPNILVCRTERSLTPDVRSKLALYCSVPLEAVVEEIDLEHSIYELPLLLQKERLDELVVRSLRLALPPADLREWEKFLQQILAPKYRVRIAMVGKYIEHHDAYKSVSEALVHAGASLQASVDLLPVDAEEVERRGPEELLGKAQGIIVPGGFGHRGVQGKIEAARFARERKIPYLGLCLGMQIAAVEFARNVLGLPEAHSTEFRPTTPDPVICLLEEQRHAAQKGGSMRLGASLCQLVPGTKSQAAYQTLSIRERHRHRYEFNNAYREAFERSGFAIAGTTEDTMLVELLELTDHPWFIGCQFHPEFHSRPNSPHPLFAGFLREALHVSAG
- the kdsA gene encoding 3-deoxy-8-phosphooctulonate synthase; this translates as MFTESRSFFLVAGPCVLESETLAFRIAASLQEATSRLGIPFCFKASFDKANRSSIDSYRGPGLAAGLEVLGRIREKLGVPVTTDVHESAQAAPVASVVDLLQIPAFLSRQTDLLLAAAQTGKPINVKKGQFLAASDMDRIAEKLRSAGCPSFFFTERGTSFGYHDLVVDMRNLVQMRSRGHRVIFDATHSVQRPSALGSSSGGDRDLAYPLARAAVAVGIDGLFLETHPTPEQSPSDGATMIPLRQIPSVLERLLKIHEAAKDGDPA